A genomic stretch from Rhabdothermincola salaria includes:
- a CDS encoding acyltransferase family protein: MGQSTAPGAPVAAGPGRVHLSGLDGLRGLAVVLVVVFHFWPEVLPGGFLGVSLFFTLSGYLITGLLLAEHERHGRVDLRAFWGRRFRRLLPAALVTLAGVAVLAIWLTSPADLADEIVAALAYVYNWYLIATGGDYGALFSQPSPIEHFWSLAIEEQFYVVFPAVAVVALRAGRRGLGVVVGVLLAGSVALNLSGALAPAEAYLSTLTRAAEILVGALLAVVVPVDRVRAAVEGRVVRWVAATMGAVAVVAVVASSRWFDYDEVVAQRGFLVMFACVSAVAIVGAASVPVTRVLGTAVPRWLGQRSYGIYLVHWPIEVWMPAPGAVKVVVTLALAELSYRLVETPIRSRRVLVATPRALVAGVVAVSLVAVVAIAPVGFGAGDASSASSVVTVPPRDLESPAPSTAGGAVDPGAPPPSAVLGAVEEAAAAASLPESAAPPAPAAPAAVAGPSVVWVLGDSQAHGLLDWVTGRRDPQHELLWGREAPTAAYPQAGSDGEMVVVDLAMPACEGGRGVVKLRYEGRAVDENPRCQDWPTRWGEALAAYGAPDVVVWIVGGATVWIPRSFDAAPEEFAVPTDEAWQRWWPGSVHERLDWITVHAPDARVVWTTPVLPTRSEYVGAGSPDDEAWHRIVVATDVVADLQRRIARDRLRVVVADLGGWAETAGSDGGPLGGTFDGVHWDRRTSVERIWPWLLDQVSTSRGR, translated from the coding sequence ATGGGGCAGTCCACGGCGCCTGGCGCACCGGTCGCCGCGGGTCCGGGCCGGGTCCACCTGTCCGGTCTCGACGGTCTGCGCGGCCTGGCCGTGGTGCTCGTGGTGGTCTTCCACTTCTGGCCCGAGGTCCTGCCCGGTGGGTTCCTCGGCGTCTCGCTGTTCTTCACCCTCTCCGGGTACCTGATCACCGGCTTGTTGCTGGCCGAGCACGAGCGCCACGGCCGCGTCGACCTGCGGGCCTTCTGGGGCCGCCGGTTCCGGCGGCTGCTCCCCGCCGCCCTCGTCACCCTCGCGGGGGTGGCGGTGCTGGCCATCTGGCTCACCAGCCCCGCGGACCTCGCCGACGAGATCGTCGCCGCGCTGGCCTACGTCTACAACTGGTACCTCATCGCCACCGGAGGCGACTACGGGGCGCTGTTCAGCCAGCCGTCGCCCATCGAGCACTTCTGGTCGCTCGCCATCGAAGAGCAGTTCTACGTCGTGTTCCCGGCCGTGGCCGTGGTGGCCCTGCGGGCGGGGCGACGTGGCCTGGGCGTCGTCGTCGGGGTCCTGCTCGCCGGGTCGGTGGCGCTGAACCTGAGCGGCGCCCTCGCCCCCGCCGAGGCCTACCTGTCGACCCTGACCCGAGCGGCGGAGATCCTGGTCGGCGCCCTCCTCGCCGTGGTGGTGCCGGTCGACCGCGTGCGGGCCGCGGTCGAGGGCCGGGTGGTGCGCTGGGTGGCCGCGACGATGGGCGCGGTCGCCGTCGTCGCCGTCGTGGCGTCGTCGCGGTGGTTCGACTACGACGAGGTCGTGGCCCAGCGGGGCTTCCTCGTGATGTTCGCCTGCGTGTCGGCGGTGGCCATCGTCGGGGCGGCGTCGGTGCCCGTCACCCGGGTGCTGGGCACCGCCGTGCCCCGATGGCTGGGACAGCGCTCCTACGGCATCTACCTCGTCCACTGGCCGATCGAGGTATGGATGCCCGCGCCCGGCGCGGTGAAGGTGGTCGTCACGCTCGCCCTCGCCGAGCTCTCCTATCGCCTGGTCGAGACGCCGATCCGGTCGCGTCGGGTCCTGGTCGCGACCCCTCGGGCCCTCGTCGCGGGGGTGGTCGCCGTGTCGTTGGTCGCCGTGGTGGCGATCGCGCCCGTCGGGTTCGGCGCCGGTGACGCATCGAGCGCCTCGTCGGTCGTCACGGTTCCTCCGAGGGACCTCGAGTCGCCGGCCCCGTCGACCGCGGGGGGCGCGGTCGACCCGGGGGCTCCTCCGCCGAGCGCGGTGCTCGGGGCGGTCGAGGAGGCGGCCGCGGCGGCGTCGCTTCCGGAGTCAGCTGCACCCCCGGCGCCCGCCGCGCCCGCTGCGGTTGCCGGACCATCCGTGGTGTGGGTGTTGGGGGACTCCCAGGCCCACGGGCTGCTCGACTGGGTGACGGGCCGGCGCGACCCGCAGCACGAGCTGCTGTGGGGTCGAGAGGCGCCCACCGCCGCCTACCCCCAGGCGGGCTCCGACGGGGAGATGGTCGTCGTGGACCTGGCCATGCCCGCCTGCGAGGGCGGCCGCGGCGTGGTGAAGCTGCGCTACGAGGGTCGCGCCGTCGACGAGAACCCCCGTTGCCAGGACTGGCCGACGAGGTGGGGCGAGGCCCTGGCCGCCTACGGCGCGCCCGACGTGGTCGTGTGGATCGTCGGTGGGGCGACCGTCTGGATCCCCCGCTCCTTCGATGCCGCCCCCGAGGAATTCGCCGTGCCGACCGACGAGGCGTGGCAGCGCTGGTGGCCCGGTTCGGTCCACGAACGACTCGACTGGATCACCGTTCACGCCCCCGACGCCCGGGTGGTGTGGACCACGCCGGTGCTCCCGACGCGCTCGGAGTACGTCGGCGCCGGGAGTCCCGACGACGAAGCCTGGCACCGGATCGTCGTCGCGACCGATGTGGTGGCCGACCTCCAACGACGCATCGCCCGCGATCGGCTGCGGGTGGTCGTCGCTGACCTCGGGGGCTGGGCCGAGACGGCGGGGAGCGACGGCGGGCCGCTCGGTGGCACCTTCGACGGTGTGCACTGGGACCGTCGGACGTCGGTCGAGCGGATCTGGCCGTGGCTGCTCGATCAGGTGTCGACGTCGCGAGGCCGCTGA
- a CDS encoding ArnT family glycosyltransferase: MSETTAPPDPATAGTPVEADPTTEPPATRGLREPIVARDRRFYAWLIGITLAGLVLRVAYVWIWRRDMVVWGDGYFYHHAANLLAGGQGWINPFAYFLRDSVNQAADHPPLYILYLGGFSWLGRTGVTSHLLASTVIGAGSVFLSGLAGRQIGGWRLGLVGAGVVAVYPGVWNWDGLLLSETMAIFTTALTIWLAYRFWRAPGLWPAAAVGAAVALAALSRAELLLLSVFVIVPLCLLAGTTPWRDRILRLGAAALACIVVLAPWVTYNMTRFEQPVLLSNGFEITLATSNCEYTFYGPTTGYWSLQCSLDYLERNGFDEATGDQSVRAEILRRETLDFMGDNLDRLPVVVLARWGRITGLWKPTQQVELDEFNERMTPWVIQSAAVTWYPVAGLAIAGAVILRRRRVPISPVLGPVLVVAVVVTMFFGQARYRAVAEGAIALMAAVAIEALWWRWRSRRATSAPADADDDPTGEPISH, from the coding sequence ATGTCTGAGACCACCGCGCCCCCCGACCCGGCGACGGCCGGCACCCCGGTGGAGGCCGACCCGACCACCGAACCACCGGCCACCCGTGGCCTGCGCGAGCCCATCGTCGCTCGCGACCGCCGCTTCTACGCCTGGCTGATCGGCATCACCCTGGCCGGGCTCGTCCTGCGGGTGGCCTACGTGTGGATCTGGCGTCGCGACATGGTCGTGTGGGGCGACGGCTACTTCTACCACCACGCCGCCAACCTCCTCGCCGGCGGCCAGGGCTGGATCAACCCGTTCGCGTACTTCCTGCGCGACTCGGTGAACCAGGCCGCCGACCACCCACCGCTCTACATCCTCTACCTCGGCGGCTTCTCGTGGTTGGGCCGCACCGGGGTGACCTCCCACCTGCTGGCCTCCACCGTCATCGGGGCCGGTTCGGTGTTCCTCTCGGGCCTCGCCGGCCGCCAGATCGGCGGTTGGCGCCTCGGGCTGGTGGGCGCCGGCGTGGTGGCGGTCTACCCCGGCGTGTGGAACTGGGACGGGCTGTTGCTGTCGGAGACGATGGCCATCTTCACCACCGCCCTCACCATCTGGCTGGCCTACCGCTTCTGGCGGGCGCCCGGGCTGTGGCCGGCGGCCGCGGTCGGTGCCGCGGTGGCCCTCGCCGCGCTGAGCCGCGCCGAGCTGCTGCTGCTGAGCGTGTTCGTGATCGTGCCGCTGTGCCTGCTCGCCGGCACGACCCCCTGGCGCGACCGGATCCTGCGGCTGGGCGCGGCGGCCCTGGCCTGCATCGTGGTCCTCGCCCCATGGGTCACCTACAACATGACCCGCTTCGAGCAGCCCGTGCTGTTGTCCAACGGCTTCGAGATCACCCTGGCCACGTCCAACTGCGAGTACACGTTCTACGGGCCGACCACCGGGTACTGGAGCCTGCAGTGCTCCCTCGACTACCTCGAACGCAATGGGTTCGACGAGGCCACCGGCGACCAGTCCGTGCGTGCCGAGATCCTGCGCCGCGAGACGCTCGACTTCATGGGCGACAACCTCGATCGGCTCCCGGTCGTGGTGCTGGCCCGCTGGGGTCGCATCACCGGGCTGTGGAAGCCGACCCAGCAGGTCGAGCTCGACGAGTTCAACGAGCGCATGACCCCGTGGGTCATCCAATCCGCGGCCGTCACCTGGTATCCGGTCGCCGGCCTCGCCATCGCCGGAGCCGTGATCCTGCGCCGGCGACGGGTGCCGATCTCACCCGTGCTCGGTCCGGTGCTGGTGGTGGCCGTGGTGGTCACCATGTTCTTCGGTCAGGCCCGCTACCGCGCCGTCGCCGAGGGGGCCATCGCCCTCATGGCCGCCGTCGCCATCGAGGCGTTGTGGTGGCGGTGGAGGAGCCGGCGGGCGACCTCGGCCCCGGCCGACGCCGACGACGACCCAACCGGCGAACCCATCAGCCACTGA
- a CDS encoding glycosyltransferase family 39 protein, which produces MTTTRTEASPRVDRRWWFGLAAVAAAAFAWRAVYILVWRRDHQVWGDAYFYHHGANLLADGYGFVNPFRFLIDGLIQQAADHPPVYTVYLFLFSTLGVRSPTGHMLATALVGTASVVLAGLIGRRIAGNTTGIVAAVLVAFYPNTFSWDGMLLSEPMALFAVMLTAFLAYRFVDDPSLVRIVLLGAAVGLATLSRAELGLLAVFIVVPLVLRRSNLTSWRSRIGWLAASGAACLAVLAPWVAFNATRFDEPVYLSSGFEITLATVSCDKTYYGELTGYWSLECVFGYLEPTGLNPLNSDESQRGQVLRDESIDYIQENLDRLPTVIVARWGRALGLWNFEQSVQLDSFDAGRTLWVAWAGAVSFLVMAPLAVVGGLALRRRGKLVYPLAAPFLTVWFTATVTFGQPRYRALAEGPLAVLAAVGLVAIVAAIRRRTAGGDATPDGDAPPPPAAPPLSGATVGAGPDPSPETSDHV; this is translated from the coding sequence TTGACCACCACCCGCACCGAGGCATCGCCGCGCGTCGATCGTCGCTGGTGGTTCGGGCTGGCCGCGGTCGCCGCCGCCGCCTTCGCGTGGCGGGCCGTCTACATCCTCGTCTGGCGTCGGGACCACCAGGTGTGGGGCGACGCGTACTTCTACCACCACGGGGCCAACCTGCTGGCCGACGGGTACGGCTTCGTGAACCCGTTCCGGTTCCTCATCGACGGCCTGATCCAACAGGCCGCCGACCACCCTCCCGTCTACACCGTCTACCTGTTCCTCTTCTCCACCCTCGGGGTGCGATCCCCCACCGGCCACATGCTGGCCACCGCCCTGGTCGGCACGGCGTCGGTGGTGCTGGCCGGCCTGATCGGACGACGCATCGCCGGCAACACCACCGGCATCGTCGCCGCCGTGCTGGTGGCCTTCTACCCCAACACCTTCTCCTGGGACGGCATGTTGCTGTCCGAGCCGATGGCGCTGTTCGCAGTGATGCTCACCGCCTTCCTGGCCTACCGCTTCGTCGACGATCCCAGCCTGGTCCGCATCGTGCTGCTGGGTGCCGCCGTGGGCCTGGCCACGCTCAGCCGGGCCGAGCTCGGCCTGCTGGCCGTCTTCATCGTGGTGCCGCTGGTGCTGCGCCGGTCGAACCTCACGAGCTGGCGCTCCCGCATCGGCTGGCTGGCCGCGTCGGGTGCCGCCTGCCTCGCCGTGCTGGCCCCGTGGGTGGCGTTCAACGCCACCCGCTTCGACGAACCGGTGTACCTGTCGTCCGGCTTCGAGATCACCCTGGCCACGGTGAGCTGCGACAAGACCTACTACGGCGAGCTCACCGGCTACTGGAGCCTCGAGTGCGTCTTCGGCTACCTGGAGCCGACCGGCCTGAACCCGCTCAACAGCGACGAGTCCCAGCGGGGCCAGGTGCTCCGCGACGAGTCGATCGACTACATCCAGGAGAACCTCGATCGCCTCCCCACCGTCATCGTGGCCCGCTGGGGTCGGGCCCTGGGCCTGTGGAACTTCGAGCAGAGCGTGCAACTCGACAGCTTCGACGCCGGCCGCACCCTCTGGGTGGCCTGGGCGGGGGCCGTCTCCTTCCTCGTCATGGCCCCGCTGGCCGTGGTCGGTGGCCTGGCGCTGCGGCGCAGAGGGAAGCTGGTGTACCCCCTGGCCGCACCGTTCCTCACCGTGTGGTTCACCGCCACCGTCACCTTCGGCCAACCCCGCTACCGCGCCCTGGCCGAGGGGCCGCTCGCCGTCCTCGCCGCCGTGGGCCTGGTCGCCATCGTCGCGGCCATCCGCCGGCGCACGGCCGGCGGTGACGCCACCCCCGACGGCGACGCGCCCCCACCTCCCGCCGCCCCACCCCTCTCCGGAGCCACCGTCGGCGCCGGCCCCGATCCGAGCCCAGAGACCAGCGACCATGTCTGA
- a CDS encoding acyltransferase family protein, with amino-acid sequence MAAHALRRPSEADSPAEATVPRHQGLGYRPGLDGLRGLAVAAVLVYHGGFDWAQGGFLGVSTFFTLSGFLITTLALDERLETGTLSLRGFWRRRFRRLLPASLAAIALAVVMALAVGDTVQRENLTGDVVGALAYVANWRFLLSDQSYAGLFAEPSPLLHFWSLAIEEQFYLVFPLLLGGLWWRGPARYRRRRHADRGSRDVALVAATFGVLAAGSVALTLFGGLDDQDVYLNTATRSFEVLVGCLLAVGVHRATRRRWLDGWGAPQKVLAAAGVVTLAAAIASWSLVAQTDSRLYDGGLAVYALASAVTVLAAALAAGPLAVGLAARPLVHLGQISYGVYLYHWPIFLWLRQGTDLGPWPRFGIGVALALALAEISARFLERPVRTGAGFGRVRPWLVAPPAMALLIAGAAWTSATAPPPTIDFAAATDALNEPAQPPPPPPSTTMPETTAPEATVPAPPPSARVAFFGDSTGLMTGYGFADWLATTGRGITVPGGATLGCSIMGPDELRLGERVSTPPGGCPQWPATWAEAVAASQPGTVVVQLGAWDVQDRRIGDDPEWRGPGDPVFDERMRQRMLEAVDVLSSGGATVVWLLAPVPSEGRAGRLPDPAYDAVAPRMVRINELVAEVAELRPDAVRVVDLAGWFEATGEQDRLRPDGMHFSRETAFEVTERFLGHAVLGPDWWNRPTEPPPAPDGT; translated from the coding sequence GTGGCTGCCCATGCCCTCCGCCGTCCTTCGGAGGCCGACAGCCCGGCCGAGGCCACCGTCCCCCGCCACCAGGGGCTCGGCTACCGACCCGGGCTCGACGGCCTCCGTGGGCTCGCCGTGGCAGCCGTACTCGTGTACCACGGGGGCTTCGACTGGGCTCAGGGCGGCTTCCTCGGCGTCTCCACCTTCTTCACCCTGTCGGGCTTCCTCATCACCACGCTCGCCCTCGACGAGCGCCTCGAGACCGGCACGTTGTCGTTGCGAGGCTTCTGGCGGCGGCGCTTCCGACGCCTGCTCCCGGCATCGCTGGCCGCCATCGCCCTCGCCGTCGTCATGGCCCTGGCCGTGGGCGACACCGTGCAGCGCGAGAACCTCACCGGCGACGTCGTCGGGGCGCTCGCCTACGTGGCCAACTGGCGCTTCTTGCTCTCCGACCAGTCCTACGCCGGGCTCTTCGCCGAACCGTCCCCGCTGCTGCACTTCTGGTCCCTGGCCATCGAGGAGCAGTTCTATCTGGTGTTCCCGTTGCTGCTCGGTGGTCTGTGGTGGCGAGGACCCGCCCGCTACCGCCGCCGCCGCCACGCCGACCGAGGATCGCGCGACGTCGCCCTGGTGGCCGCCACCTTCGGGGTCCTCGCCGCCGGCTCCGTGGCCCTCACCCTCTTCGGGGGCCTCGACGACCAGGACGTCTACCTCAACACCGCCACCCGCTCCTTCGAGGTGCTGGTCGGCTGCCTGCTCGCCGTCGGCGTGCACCGCGCCACCCGCCGTCGCTGGCTCGACGGCTGGGGCGCCCCCCAGAAGGTGCTGGCCGCCGCCGGCGTGGTGACGCTGGCCGCGGCGATCGCCAGCTGGAGCCTGGTGGCCCAGACCGACAGCCGCCTCTACGACGGCGGGTTGGCGGTGTACGCCCTCGCCTCGGCCGTCACCGTCCTCGCCGCCGCGCTCGCCGCCGGCCCGCTGGCCGTCGGGTTGGCCGCCCGGCCCCTGGTCCACCTCGGGCAGATCTCCTACGGCGTGTACCTCTACCACTGGCCGATCTTCCTCTGGTTGCGCCAGGGCACCGACCTCGGCCCGTGGCCCCGGTTCGGCATCGGCGTCGCCCTCGCCCTCGCCCTGGCCGAGATCTCGGCCCGCTTCCTCGAACGGCCCGTCCGCACGGGGGCCGGCTTCGGACGGGTGCGCCCGTGGCTGGTCGCCCCGCCGGCCATGGCCCTGCTCATCGCCGGCGCGGCGTGGACCAGCGCCACCGCGCCGCCGCCCACCATCGACTTCGCGGCCGCGACCGACGCCTTGAACGAACCCGCCCAACCGCCACCACCGCCGCCGTCCACCACGATGCCCGAGACCACCGCTCCCGAGGCCACCGTGCCCGCGCCCCCGCCGTCGGCGCGGGTGGCCTTCTTCGGCGACTCCACCGGGTTGATGACCGGCTACGGGTTCGCCGACTGGTTGGCCACCACCGGCCGGGGGATCACCGTGCCCGGAGGCGCCACCCTCGGCTGCAGCATCATGGGCCCCGACGAGCTGCGCCTCGGCGAACGCGTCAGCACACCCCCCGGTGGATGCCCTCAGTGGCCCGCCACGTGGGCCGAGGCGGTCGCCGCCAGCCAACCCGGGACCGTGGTCGTCCAACTCGGTGCCTGGGACGTCCAGGACCGGCGGATCGGTGACGACCCCGAGTGGCGCGGCCCGGGCGACCCCGTCTTCGACGAGCGGATGCGCCAGCGCATGCTCGAGGCGGTCGACGTCCTGAGCTCGGGCGGTGCCACGGTGGTCTGGCTGCTGGCGCCGGTTCCGTCCGAGGGGCGCGCCGGGCGGCTCCCGGACCCCGCCTACGACGCCGTCGCCCCTCGGATGGTGCGCATCAACGAGCTCGTGGCGGAGGTGGCGGAGCTGCGCCCCGACGCCGTGCGCGTCGTCGACCTCGCCGGTTGGTTCGAGGCGACCGGTGAGCAGGACCGCCTGCGGCCCGACGGGATGCACTTCAGCCGGGAGACGGCCTTCGAGGTGACCGAGCGCTTCCTGGGCCACGCCGTCCTGGGGCCCGACTGGTGGAACCGACCCACCGAACCGCCGCCGGCCCCGGACGGCACCTGA
- a CDS encoding adenylosuccinate synthase, giving the protein MPATVVVGTQWGDEGKGKFTDLVAKEMHLVVRYQGGHNAGHTIVVDGESFALQLVPSGILYDHITPVIGNGVVVDPRVLLAELDVLAAKGVDTSRLKVSGNAHLILPYHQELDKLTERRLGKNKVGTTKRGIGPAYADKASRVGLRVQDLLDPKIFREKLDGVLREKNAVLAKVFNQLPLDADEIAEEYLGECAERMAPMIADTVNLVHDALDADQHVLLEGAQATFLDLDHGTYPFVTSSNPVAGGACTGAGVGPRYIDRVIGIAKAYVTRVGAGPFPTELDDEIGELLVDRGHEFGTNTGRRRRTGWFDAVMMRHAVRLNSLSELAVTKLDVLDTLDTVKVCVAYELDGERFEHLPYHQSVLHKAKPVYAEFPGWRTDLTSITRRDQLPAEALDYVAFLQEQVGVPITLVGVGPGREQFLHFDA; this is encoded by the coding sequence GTGCCAGCCACCGTCGTCGTCGGAACCCAGTGGGGTGACGAGGGGAAGGGCAAGTTCACCGATCTGGTGGCCAAGGAGATGCACCTCGTCGTGCGCTACCAGGGCGGCCACAACGCGGGCCACACCATCGTGGTCGACGGTGAGAGCTTCGCCCTGCAGCTGGTGCCCAGCGGCATCCTCTACGACCACATCACCCCGGTGATCGGCAACGGCGTGGTGGTCGATCCGCGGGTGCTGCTCGCCGAGCTCGACGTGCTCGCCGCCAAGGGCGTCGACACCAGCCGGCTCAAGGTCAGCGGCAACGCCCACCTGATCCTTCCGTACCACCAGGAGCTCGACAAGCTCACCGAACGCCGCCTGGGCAAGAACAAGGTCGGCACCACCAAGCGGGGCATCGGCCCGGCCTACGCCGACAAGGCGTCCCGGGTCGGGTTGCGGGTGCAGGACCTCCTCGACCCCAAGATCTTCCGCGAGAAGCTCGATGGGGTCCTGCGCGAGAAGAACGCCGTGCTGGCCAAGGTCTTCAACCAGCTGCCCCTCGACGCCGACGAGATCGCCGAGGAGTACCTGGGGGAGTGCGCCGAGCGGATGGCGCCGATGATCGCCGACACCGTCAACCTGGTGCACGACGCCCTCGACGCCGACCAGCACGTGCTGCTCGAGGGCGCCCAGGCCACCTTCCTCGACCTGGACCACGGCACCTATCCCTTCGTCACCTCCTCGAACCCGGTGGCCGGTGGGGCCTGCACCGGAGCCGGCGTCGGTCCTCGCTACATCGACCGGGTCATCGGCATCGCCAAGGCCTACGTCACCCGGGTGGGCGCCGGCCCCTTCCCCACCGAGCTCGACGACGAGATCGGCGAGCTCCTCGTCGACCGGGGCCACGAGTTCGGCACCAACACCGGGCGGCGTCGGCGCACGGGCTGGTTCGACGCGGTGATGATGCGCCACGCGGTGCGCCTCAACTCGCTGTCGGAGCTGGCGGTGACCAAGCTCGACGTGCTCGACACCCTCGACACGGTGAAGGTCTGCGTCGCCTACGAGCTCGACGGCGAGCGCTTCGAGCACCTGCCGTACCACCAGTCGGTGCTGCACAAGGCCAAGCCCGTGTACGCCGAGTTCCCCGGGTGGCGCACCGACCTCACGTCGATCACCCGCCGCGACCAGCTCCCGGCCGAGGCGCTCGACTACGTGGCCTTCCTCCAGGAGCAGGTCGGGGTGCCGATCACCCTGGTCGGGGTGGGTCCCGGTCGCGAGCAGTTCCTGCACTTCGACGCGTGA
- the purD gene encoding phosphoribosylamine--glycine ligase, protein MKVCVVGSGGREHALAAVLGRHHEVVVTPGSPGIPGSVGTPPEQIDADLFVIGPEAPLVDGLADRLRAAGRLVFGPGADGARLEGSKAWMKEVLVEAGVPTAAHGTFTDLDPALAFLATMAPPFVVKTDGLAAGKGVVVTDSLDEARAAVGDYLSGEAFGDAGRTVVIEEGLTGPELSILAVCDGTRAVALAPAQDFKRVGDGDAGPNTGGMGAYSPVPVAGDDVVEMVMRDAVEPTLAALRARGIDYRGVLYAGLMLTPAGPKVLEYNVRFGDPETQVVLPRMTSDLGALLAAAAAGAIEEAPTFDDGAAVTVVCAAEGYPRQVRSGDAIEGLDEARALEGVSVFCAGVGAGADGRLVTAGGRVLAVTGQAATIAEARARAYEGVARLSWPGLHHRTDIAAGQ, encoded by the coding sequence ATGAAGGTCTGCGTCGTCGGTTCCGGCGGCCGGGAGCACGCGCTCGCCGCCGTCCTCGGTCGCCATCACGAGGTGGTCGTCACCCCGGGCAGCCCGGGCATCCCCGGCTCGGTGGGCACGCCTCCGGAGCAGATCGACGCCGACCTGTTCGTGATCGGACCAGAGGCGCCGCTCGTCGACGGGCTGGCCGACCGCCTGCGGGCGGCCGGGCGCCTGGTGTTCGGCCCCGGCGCCGACGGGGCCCGCCTCGAGGGCTCCAAGGCCTGGATGAAGGAGGTGCTCGTCGAGGCCGGCGTGCCCACCGCCGCGCACGGCACCTTCACCGATCTCGACCCCGCCCTGGCCTTCCTCGCCACGATGGCGCCGCCGTTCGTGGTCAAGACCGACGGTCTGGCCGCCGGCAAGGGCGTCGTCGTCACCGACTCCCTCGACGAGGCCCGCGCCGCGGTGGGCGACTACCTCTCGGGCGAGGCGTTCGGCGACGCCGGTCGCACCGTGGTCATCGAAGAGGGGCTCACCGGGCCGGAGCTGTCGATCCTCGCCGTCTGCGACGGGACCCGGGCGGTGGCCCTCGCCCCCGCCCAGGACTTCAAGCGGGTCGGCGACGGCGACGCCGGCCCCAACACCGGCGGGATGGGCGCCTACTCACCGGTGCCCGTGGCCGGCGACGACGTGGTCGAGATGGTGATGCGCGACGCGGTCGAGCCCACCCTGGCCGCCCTGCGGGCCCGGGGCATCGACTACCGGGGGGTCCTGTACGCGGGGCTGATGCTCACCCCGGCGGGCCCCAAGGTCCTCGAGTACAACGTGCGCTTCGGTGACCCCGAGACCCAGGTCGTGCTGCCCCGGATGACCAGCGACCTCGGGGCCCTCCTGGCCGCCGCGGCTGCTGGTGCGATCGAGGAGGCCCCCACCTTCGACGACGGGGCCGCGGTCACCGTGGTGTGCGCCGCCGAGGGCTACCCCCGCCAGGTCCGCAGCGGCGACGCCATCGAGGGGCTCGACGAGGCGAGGGCCCTCGAGGGTGTCAGCGTGTTCTGCGCCGGCGTGGGTGCCGGTGCCGACGGTCGGCTGGTGACGGCCGGCGGTCGGGTGTTGGCGGTCACCGGGCAGGCGGCCACGATCGCCGAGGCCCGGGCCCGGGCCTACGAGGGCGTGGCCCGGCTGTCCTGGCCGGGCCTGCACCACCGCACCGACATCGCCGCCGGGCAGTAG